The Sulfurihydrogenibium sp. genome includes the window TTAGCCTTGCCTTTACTTACTAACCTTTCGTATAATTCTCTACAGTATTTGTTAAACCTTATTGCTGATAATGCTGCCATGTATAGTATCTTTCTTGCATATGGATTTCCCATTTTCTTTATCTTGCCACTTTTCTTTACACTTGATCCACTTTCATATGGACTTGGAT containing:
- a CDS encoding transposase; its protein translation is PSPYESGSSVKKSGKIKKMGNPYARKILYMAALSAIRFNKYCRELYERLVSKGKAKKLALVAVAHKLLRQAYGVLKNRKPFDENLCT